TTCATTTTTATCTCCGCTGGACTTTCTGTTTATACGGCGATCACTGGATCGGCCGCTTTTCAGAAGACGCAGGCGGGCAGAAGAATCAAGAGTTTTTCTTTCGGAATTCGCGCACCATCATCTGCGTGATGCCGGGCAGATCCTTGATCTGCTCTCTGTATTCTTGCTTCTCCTGCGACACGCTGAACGAAAGACAGCTGTTGCGCACGTTTCTATCCTTCATCCACCAGTGCCGGCCGAGCTCGATACGATCGTTCAGAGAACGCTCCCCCACATGCATGCGGTATTCGTCCATGTCGGCGGGGAAATTCCGGTCTTTTAAATAGAAGCCATAGGCGGAGTTGAAGTTGCGCACCGCATGTTCGAGCATCTCATTCAGATGCAGGCATCCTTCGGGCCTGGCAAACGGGTATTTACCGATCAGGCCTCGTTCGCTCATATCCTCACCGATCAGGTAACGATAGGTAGCGACGGCAAGAGGGCAGCTGCTGTAGGGGACTCTATTCTCTTCTACGTCGACATCCTCGATCTTGCGGGTTTGCAGATTCACCCTGAGAAAAAGGGCCATATCGTGATACGTATCAAGCAGCCGGGACTCAACGATGGCGTACGAAGGGCTTTGATCGGGGAACCAGAAAACGCGAGTCTCGTAGCGGCGCTCAAATCCGGCCA
This region of Leptonema illini DSM 21528 genomic DNA includes:
- a CDS encoding DUF2889 domain-containing protein yields the protein MALSDMKEAIRHRLAGFERRYETRVFWFPDQSPSYAIVESRLLDTYHDMALFLRVNLQTRKIEDVDVEENRVPYSSCPLAVATYRYLIGEDMSERGLIGKYPFARPEGCLHLNEMLEHAVRNFNSAYGFYLKDRNFPADMDEYRMHVGERSLNDRIELGRHWWMKDRNVRNSCLSFSVSQEKQEYREQIKDLPGITQMMVREFRKKNS